The Streptomyces sp. Alt3 genome has a segment encoding these proteins:
- a CDS encoding enoyl-CoA hydratase/isomerase family protein: protein MTSLDSVLDKDGVRLTVDDAVATVTLTNPAKRNAQSPALWRALAEAGRALPGSVRVVVLRGEGKSFSAGLDRQAFAPGGFDGEPSFLDMARGSEADLDATIAEYQEAFTWWRRNDIVSIAAVQGHAIGAGFQLALACDLRIVAEDVQFAMRETSLGLVPDLTGTHPLVNLVGYARALEICATGRFVHAEEAERTGLANLVVPADQLDAAGSDLAAALLAAPRDAVVETKALLGGALSRTYEEQRTAERAAQGRRLRDLAGLAD, encoded by the coding sequence ATGACCTCGCTCGACTCTGTGCTCGACAAGGACGGCGTACGGCTCACCGTCGATGACGCGGTTGCCACGGTGACGCTCACCAACCCGGCCAAACGCAACGCTCAGTCTCCCGCTCTGTGGCGGGCGTTGGCAGAGGCCGGACGAGCGCTCCCCGGCAGCGTGCGGGTCGTCGTGCTGCGCGGCGAGGGCAAGTCCTTCTCCGCGGGACTCGACCGGCAGGCATTCGCACCCGGGGGATTCGACGGCGAGCCGTCCTTCCTCGACATGGCACGCGGCTCCGAGGCCGACCTCGACGCGACCATCGCCGAGTACCAGGAGGCGTTCACCTGGTGGCGCCGCAACGACATCGTGTCGATCGCGGCCGTCCAGGGGCACGCCATCGGGGCCGGCTTCCAGCTCGCCCTCGCCTGCGATCTGCGGATCGTCGCCGAGGACGTGCAGTTCGCCATGCGCGAGACCAGCCTCGGCCTCGTCCCCGACCTCACGGGCACGCACCCCCTGGTGAACCTCGTGGGGTACGCCCGCGCGCTCGAGATCTGCGCCACCGGGCGCTTCGTGCACGCGGAGGAGGCCGAGCGCACCGGCCTCGCCAACCTCGTCGTCCCCGCCGACCAGCTCGACGCGGCAGGCAGCGACCTGGCCGCGGCCCTGCTCGCAGCCCCGCGCGACGCGGTCGTCGAGACCAAGGCGCTGCTTGGCGGTGCCCTTTCGCGTACGTACGAGGAGCAGCGCACCGCCGAGCGTGCCGCGCAGGGCCGTCGGCTGCGCGACCTCGCCGGTCTCGCCGACTGA
- a CDS encoding Asp23/Gls24 family envelope stress response protein, whose product MTESPQQNRPDSPGAASRGDDGRQSQLTKRGGGAPATRGRTTIADGVVEKIAGMAARDVVGVHAMGSGLSRTFGAVRDRVPGSGKSVTRGVKAEVGESQTALDLEIVVDYGVAISEVARDVRENVIAAVERMTGLEVVEVNIAVSDVKLPDEDDDEDESESRVQ is encoded by the coding sequence ATGACCGAGAGCCCACAGCAGAACAGGCCCGACAGCCCCGGTGCCGCGTCCCGCGGTGACGACGGCAGGCAGAGCCAGCTCACCAAGCGTGGCGGGGGAGCCCCGGCCACCCGTGGGCGCACCACCATCGCCGACGGCGTGGTCGAGAAGATCGCCGGAATGGCGGCACGGGACGTCGTCGGCGTCCACGCGATGGGCAGCGGCCTCTCGCGGACCTTCGGCGCGGTGCGCGACCGGGTTCCGGGCAGCGGCAAGTCGGTGACCCGCGGCGTGAAGGCGGAGGTCGGCGAGTCGCAGACCGCGCTCGACCTGGAGATCGTCGTCGACTACGGCGTGGCGATCAGCGAGGTGGCCCGCGACGTCCGTGAGAACGTCATCGCGGCGGTCGAGCGGATGACCGGCCTGGAGGTCGTCGAGGTCAACATCGCGGTGAGCGACGTCAAACTGCCCGATGAGGACGACGACGAGGACGAGTCCGAGTCACGCGTCCAGTAG
- a CDS encoding DUF6286 domain-containing protein gives MTEPQDPENPTRRMPTVGATPPGGVLEMDQSASGSTYEAAPAPEQPGGRAGRFWSGRRIPAALVALVVLGGSGILLYDVAAVRADHPAMQWRRSVADDLASRHLDDVWVLAGSALAAALGLWLLLLALTPGLRALLPMSRRHTGVRAGLDRTAAALVLRDRAVEVAGVQSVRVKMSRRRATVRALSHFRELDDVRADLDTVLSTAVSELDLARPPGLSVRVRRPAKKG, from the coding sequence ATGACCGAGCCCCAGGACCCGGAGAACCCCACCCGGCGAATGCCCACCGTCGGGGCGACACCACCGGGCGGCGTCCTCGAGATGGACCAGTCCGCCTCGGGCTCGACCTACGAGGCCGCGCCCGCGCCGGAACAGCCGGGCGGCAGGGCGGGCCGCTTCTGGTCCGGCCGCAGGATCCCCGCGGCGCTCGTCGCCCTGGTCGTCCTGGGCGGCTCGGGGATCCTCCTCTACGACGTCGCCGCCGTACGCGCGGACCACCCGGCCATGCAGTGGCGGCGCTCCGTCGCCGACGACCTGGCGAGCCGTCACCTCGACGACGTATGGGTCCTCGCGGGGTCCGCGCTGGCGGCCGCGCTCGGCCTCTGGCTGCTCCTGCTGGCTCTCACTCCCGGGCTGCGAGCCCTGCTTCCCATGAGCCGACGGCACACCGGTGTACGCGCCGGACTCGACCGCACCGCCGCAGCCCTGGTCCTGCGCGACCGGGCAGTGGAAGTGGCCGGCGTGCAGTCCGTACGGGTGAAGATGAGCCGCCGCAGGGCGACCGTCCGGGCGCTCTCGCACTTCCGTGAACTCGACGACGTCAGGGCCGATCTGGACACCGTCCTGTCCACGGCCGTCAGCGAACTGGACCTGGCGCGACCGCCCGGCCTCTCCGTGCGCGTGCGCCGGCCGGCGAAGAAGGGGTGA
- the amaP gene encoding alkaline shock response membrane anchor protein AmaP: MIKTVNRVLLGLAGLVLVVVGGAVLATGLGLSMPSWWPWDGKDDVLLGKDDRTRWRDEGWWWPTVIAVLAVLVVLALWWLLAQLRRGRLAEVLVDSGDGEGALLRGRALEGALGDEAEALDGVSAAKVTLTGRRTAPRARVRLLMEPHAAPGLALRGLSEGALTHARTSAGLDALPAEVRLKAVKHRAERVS, from the coding sequence GTGATCAAGACCGTCAACCGGGTCCTGCTCGGCCTGGCAGGGCTGGTCCTCGTCGTCGTCGGCGGCGCCGTCCTCGCGACGGGGCTCGGCCTGTCCATGCCCTCCTGGTGGCCCTGGGACGGCAAGGACGACGTGCTGCTCGGCAAGGACGACCGGACCAGGTGGCGGGACGAGGGCTGGTGGTGGCCCACTGTCATCGCGGTCCTCGCCGTCCTCGTGGTCCTCGCCCTGTGGTGGCTCCTCGCCCAGCTGCGCCGCGGGCGCCTCGCCGAGGTGCTGGTCGACAGCGGCGACGGCGAGGGCGCGCTGCTGCGGGGGAGGGCACTGGAGGGCGCGCTCGGCGACGAGGCGGAGGCCTTGGACGGGGTGTCCGCCGCCAAGGTGACACTGACCGGGCGGCGTACCGCCCCACGGGCCCGGGTACGGCTGCTGATGGAGCCGCACGCGGCCCCGGGCCTCGCGCTGCGGGGCCTCTCCGAGGGTGCGCTGACCCACGCGCGGACCTCGGCCGGGCTGGACGCGCTGCCTGCCGAGGTCCGTCTGAAGGCGGTCAAGCACCGCGCGGAACGGGTGAGCTGA
- a CDS encoding SDR family oxidoreductase, whose product MDLGLKDRVYIVTGATRGLGNATARALAADGAKVIISGRDEKDAVEAAAELGADAVGVGADNADPLAARRLVDVAKERFGRLDGILISVGGPAPGFLADNTDDQWQSAFESVFLGAVRLARTAAEALGEGGAIGFVLSGSVHEPIAGLTISNGLRPGLAGFAKSLADELGPRGVRVFGVLPSRIDTDRVRELDALSGDAEASRTANEARIPLRRYGTPEEFGKTSAFLLSPAASYLTGIMVPVDGGARHGF is encoded by the coding sequence ATGGATCTTGGACTGAAGGACCGTGTGTACATCGTCACCGGGGCGACCCGCGGGCTGGGCAACGCCACCGCGCGCGCCCTCGCCGCCGACGGCGCGAAGGTGATCATCTCCGGCCGTGACGAGAAGGACGCCGTCGAGGCCGCCGCCGAGCTGGGCGCCGACGCGGTCGGGGTGGGCGCGGACAACGCGGACCCGCTGGCCGCCCGGCGGCTCGTGGACGTGGCGAAGGAACGCTTCGGCAGGCTCGACGGCATCCTGATCAGCGTCGGCGGGCCCGCACCGGGCTTCCTGGCCGACAACACGGACGACCAGTGGCAGTCGGCGTTCGAGTCGGTCTTCCTCGGTGCCGTGCGTCTGGCCCGTACGGCGGCCGAGGCGCTCGGCGAGGGCGGTGCCATCGGCTTCGTGCTGTCCGGGTCGGTGCACGAGCCGATCGCCGGTCTGACGATCTCCAACGGCCTGCGCCCCGGTCTCGCCGGTTTCGCGAAGTCGCTGGCCGACGAGCTGGGTCCGCGCGGTGTCCGGGTCTTCGGCGTCCTGCCGTCACGGATCGACACGGACCGGGTGCGCGAACTCGACGCCCTGTCCGGGGACGCCGAGGCGTCCCGCACGGCCAACGAGGCGCGCATCCCGCTGCGCCGCTACGGCACCCCGGAGGAGTTCGGGAAGACCTCGGCCTTCCTGCTCTCCCCCGCCGCCTCCTATCTGACCGGCATCATGGTGCCGGTCGACGGCGGTGCCCGCCACGGGTTCTGA
- a CDS encoding glycoside hydrolase family 15 protein produces MTPRIEDYAIIGDLQTAALVGRNGSVDWLCLPRFDSGACFAALLGDEDNGHWRIAPQGTDSTETCTRRAYVEDSLVLETFWETRTGTVKVIDFMPQRDKAPDVMRIVEGVSGSVDMSSVLRLRFDFGSVVPWMRRSHGHRVAVAGPDSVWLRSEPAVKTWGQQFSTCSSFTVAEGESVAFVLTWHPSHSPRPKLIDPHKSLKHTLTDWAKWSARCTYHGRHREAVLRSLITLKALTYAPTGGIVAALTTSLPEEIGGVRNWDYRYCWLRDSTLTLGAMISAGYVQEAAAWRDWLLRAVAGDPADLQIMYGLAGERRLPESELTWLTGYENSLPVRTGNAAVRQLQLDVYGEVIDSLRVARAAGLDDKPHAWNLQLSLLGFLESSWREPDEGLWEVRGERRHFVHSKVMAWVAADRAVRTLEENPGLPGDADRWRAMRDAVHAEVLEKGYDPVRNTFTQYYGSRELDASTLLIVRTGFLPPDDPRVIGTVDAVRDELAHDGLIRRYSTEGGSVDGLPGDEGAFLACSFWLVDALLRTGRREEAEALFDRLLDLRNDVGLLAEEYDSRAGRQLGNYPQAFSHVGLVNSAVDLAGEDLAG; encoded by the coding sequence GTGACCCCACGTATCGAGGACTACGCCATCATCGGCGATCTCCAGACCGCCGCCCTGGTCGGCAGGAACGGTTCCGTCGACTGGCTGTGTCTGCCCCGCTTCGACTCCGGCGCCTGTTTCGCCGCCCTGCTGGGCGACGAGGACAACGGCCACTGGCGCATCGCGCCCCAGGGCACGGACAGCACGGAAACCTGTACCCGGCGCGCCTACGTGGAGGACTCCCTGGTCCTGGAGACCTTCTGGGAGACCAGGACCGGGACCGTCAAGGTCATCGACTTCATGCCGCAGCGCGACAAGGCGCCCGATGTCATGAGGATCGTCGAGGGCGTCAGCGGCAGCGTCGACATGAGCTCGGTCCTGCGGCTGAGGTTCGACTTCGGCTCCGTGGTTCCGTGGATGCGCCGCTCGCACGGCCACCGGGTGGCGGTCGCGGGCCCCGACTCCGTCTGGCTGCGCAGCGAGCCGGCGGTCAAGACGTGGGGCCAGCAGTTCAGCACGTGCTCCTCCTTCACCGTCGCCGAGGGCGAGTCCGTGGCGTTCGTCCTCACCTGGCACCCCTCGCACTCCCCGCGCCCCAAGCTGATCGACCCTCACAAGTCGTTGAAGCACACCCTCACCGACTGGGCCAAGTGGTCGGCCCGGTGCACCTACCACGGCAGGCACCGGGAGGCGGTTCTCCGCTCGCTGATCACTCTGAAGGCCCTCACCTACGCCCCCACCGGGGGGATCGTCGCGGCCCTCACGACCTCGCTGCCGGAGGAGATCGGCGGCGTACGGAACTGGGACTACCGCTACTGCTGGCTGCGGGACTCCACGCTCACCCTGGGCGCCATGATCTCGGCGGGATACGTGCAGGAGGCGGCCGCGTGGCGTGACTGGCTGCTCCGGGCGGTGGCGGGCGACCCCGCCGACCTCCAGATCATGTACGGCCTCGCCGGGGAACGCAGACTGCCCGAGTCGGAGCTGACATGGCTGACCGGCTACGAGAACTCGCTGCCGGTCCGCACGGGCAACGCGGCGGTCCGCCAGCTGCAGCTCGACGTGTACGGCGAGGTCATCGACTCGCTCAGGGTGGCCCGGGCCGCCGGACTCGACGACAAGCCGCACGCCTGGAATCTCCAGCTCAGCCTGCTCGGCTTCCTCGAGTCCAGCTGGCGTGAGCCGGACGAGGGCCTGTGGGAGGTGCGCGGGGAACGCCGGCACTTCGTCCACTCCAAGGTGATGGCCTGGGTCGCGGCCGACCGGGCGGTACGCACCCTGGAGGAGAACCCCGGCCTGCCGGGGGACGCCGACCGGTGGCGGGCGATGCGGGACGCCGTGCACGCGGAGGTCCTGGAGAAGGGTTACGACCCCGTGCGCAACACCTTCACGCAGTACTACGGCTCCCGGGAGCTGGACGCCTCGACGCTCCTCATCGTGCGCACCGGCTTCCTGCCGCCCGACGACCCCCGGGTGATCGGGACGGTCGACGCGGTGCGCGACGAGCTCGCCCACGACGGCCTGATCCGCCGCTACAGCACCGAGGGCGGCTCGGTGGACGGTCTTCCCGGCGACGAGGGGGCATTTCTCGCCTGCTCGTTCTGGCTCGTGGACGCCCTGCTGCGGACGGGCCGCAGGGAGGAGGCCGAAGCACTCTTCGACCGGCTGCTGGACCTGCGCAACGACGTGGGGCTGCTGGCCGAGGAGTACGACTCGAGGGCCGGGCGTCAGCTCGGCAACTACCCGCAGGCGTTCAGCCACGTCGGTCTGGTGAACAGCGCGGTCGACCTCGCCGGTGAGGACTTGGCAGGATAG
- a CDS encoding SURF1 family cytochrome oxidase biogenesis protein: MYRFLLTRQWVILTLLVLAMIPTMVELGFWQLHRHEHRVEQNALITRNLEADPVPVTRLTSPGHTVPRSDYWRAVTATGTFDTEHEVVVRRRTSQDERIGVLVLTPLDLKGGGTVLVNRGWVPAAADQQSFPEVPAPPRGEVTVTGRLKADETTSASGIKDLEGLPDRQVMLMNSAQQSQLLGRPVLGGYLEMTGPAPADGSPETIAAPDDGSIGPHMAYAVQWWLFAAGVPVGWVILVRREKRDREEAAAQGEAAEQPEPATA, from the coding sequence GTGTACCGCTTCCTGTTGACCCGGCAGTGGGTGATCCTCACCCTGCTCGTCCTCGCCATGATCCCCACGATGGTGGAGCTGGGTTTCTGGCAGCTGCACCGGCACGAACACCGCGTCGAGCAGAACGCGCTGATCACCCGGAACCTCGAGGCGGACCCGGTCCCCGTCACCCGCCTCACCTCTCCCGGGCACACGGTCCCGCGCTCCGACTACTGGCGTGCCGTGACGGCCACCGGGACGTTCGACACCGAGCACGAGGTGGTCGTACGCCGCCGCACCTCGCAGGACGAGCGCATCGGCGTCCTGGTCCTGACCCCGCTGGACCTCAAGGGCGGGGGCACGGTCCTGGTCAACCGGGGATGGGTCCCGGCCGCCGCCGACCAGCAGTCCTTCCCCGAGGTCCCGGCTCCGCCGCGCGGCGAGGTCACGGTCACCGGCCGGCTCAAGGCTGACGAGACGACGAGCGCCAGTGGCATCAAGGACCTGGAAGGTCTGCCGGACCGCCAGGTGATGCTGATGAACAGCGCGCAGCAGTCGCAGCTGCTGGGCCGTCCCGTGCTGGGCGGCTACCTGGAGATGACCGGCCCGGCGCCCGCCGACGGCAGCCCCGAGACGATCGCCGCGCCCGATGACGGCTCCATCGGTCCTCATATGGCGTACGCCGTGCAGTGGTGGCTCTTCGCCGCCGGGGTCCCCGTCGGCTGGGTGATTCTCGTACGCCGTGAGAAGCGCGACCGTGAAGAGGCCGCCGCGCAGGGCGAGGCGGCGGAGCAGCCGGAACCGGCTACCGCCTGA
- a CDS encoding DEDDh family exonuclease gives MTMLDDRQTAVPWPAAYPQGYAVVDVETTGLARDDRIISAAVYRLDARGDVEDHWYTLVNPERDPGPVWIHGLTSDVLEGAPLFPQVAAELSERLAGRVLVAHNAAFDWSMIAREYARAAVTAPVKQRLCTIALAKELRLPLPNHKLESLAAHFGVVQQHAHHALDDARVLAEAFRPSLHAAAKGGVRLPLLECRPLTEWYDSPVTPRAGYRPSQGQGSWRPSRKRPACPHPNPGRYESDKPLMQGMRVAFSGDTSIDRELLEDRAVEAGLHVATSVSRLTSLLVTNDPDSATSKTVKAKSFGTPVLEESAFTHLLRDVAPARTVAVPKPSPSSE, from the coding sequence GTGACCATGCTCGACGACCGTCAGACCGCAGTGCCGTGGCCGGCCGCCTACCCCCAGGGGTACGCGGTCGTCGACGTGGAGACCACCGGACTCGCCCGCGACGACCGGATAATCTCCGCTGCCGTGTACCGCCTGGACGCGAGAGGCGACGTCGAGGACCACTGGTACACGCTGGTGAACCCCGAGCGGGACCCGGGCCCCGTCTGGATCCACGGGCTGACCAGCGACGTCCTCGAGGGGGCGCCGCTCTTCCCGCAGGTCGCCGCGGAGTTGTCGGAGCGGCTGGCCGGACGGGTGCTCGTCGCCCACAACGCCGCGTTCGACTGGTCGATGATCGCCCGGGAGTACGCCCGGGCGGCGGTCACCGCGCCCGTCAAGCAGCGGCTGTGCACCATCGCGCTGGCCAAGGAGCTCCGGCTCCCCCTGCCCAACCACAAGCTGGAGTCGCTCGCCGCGCACTTCGGCGTGGTGCAGCAGCACGCGCACCACGCCCTGGACGACGCGCGGGTGCTGGCCGAGGCCTTCCGGCCGAGCCTGCACGCGGCGGCCAAGGGCGGGGTGCGGCTGCCGCTGCTGGAGTGCCGCCCGCTGACGGAGTGGTACGACTCCCCGGTCACCCCGCGTGCCGGCTACCGGCCGTCGCAGGGGCAGGGCAGCTGGCGTCCCTCGCGCAAGCGTCCCGCGTGCCCGCATCCGAACCCCGGACGCTATGAGTCGGACAAACCTCTCATGCAGGGCATGCGGGTGGCCTTCTCGGGAGACACCTCGATCGACCGGGAACTCCTGGAGGACCGGGCCGTGGAGGCCGGCCTGCACGTGGCGACCAGCGTGTCCCGGCTGACGAGTCTGCTCGTCACCAACGACCCGGACTCGGCGACGTCCAAGACGGTGAAGGCGAAGTCGTTCGGGACCCCGGTCCTGGAGGAGAGCGCGTTCACCCATCTCCTGAGGGATGTGGCACCGGCCAGGACGGTCGCCGTGCCGAAGCCGTCGCCGTCATCGGAGTGA
- a CDS encoding VIT1/CCC1 transporter family protein yields MTDTQEQAHDEPHGGGLGTRLNWLRAAVLGANDGVVSTAGIVVGVAGATGERSTLLTAGLAGLLAGSMSMAAGEYVSVSTQRDSEKAALETEKRELRETPEAELAELTGLLEEKGLSHELAREAAVQLTRRDALRAHAEVELGIDPDELTNPWHAAGASFLAFTVGALLPLLAIVLPPTPVRLPVTVVSVLAALALTGWWSARLGEAPAGRAVLRNMAGGAVAMAVTYGAGALLGAAGV; encoded by the coding sequence GTGACGGACACACAGGAGCAGGCACACGACGAACCCCACGGCGGAGGGCTCGGAACCCGGCTCAACTGGCTCCGGGCCGCCGTGCTCGGCGCCAACGACGGGGTGGTCTCCACCGCCGGCATCGTCGTCGGTGTGGCCGGGGCCACGGGCGAGCGGTCCACCCTGCTGACGGCCGGCCTGGCGGGGCTGCTCGCGGGGTCCATGTCGATGGCGGCCGGCGAATACGTGTCGGTGTCCACCCAGCGCGACTCGGAGAAGGCCGCGCTGGAGACGGAGAAACGGGAACTCCGGGAGACCCCGGAGGCCGAGCTCGCCGAGCTGACCGGGCTGCTGGAGGAGAAGGGACTGAGCCACGAGCTCGCCCGCGAGGCCGCCGTCCAGCTCACCCGGCGCGACGCGCTGCGCGCCCACGCGGAGGTCGAGCTGGGCATCGACCCTGACGAACTGACCAACCCCTGGCACGCGGCCGGGGCGAGCTTCCTGGCCTTCACGGTGGGTGCGCTGTTGCCCCTGCTGGCGATCGTGCTGCCGCCCACCCCGGTACGGCTCCCCGTCACGGTGGTCTCGGTCCTCGCGGCCCTGGCGCTCACCGGCTGGTGGAGCGCCAGGCTGGGCGAGGCGCCGGCGGGGCGGGCGGTGCTGCGGAACATGGCCGGGGGAGCGGTGGCCATGGCGGTGACGTACGGCGCGGGGGCGTTGCTGGGGGCGGCGGGGGTGTGA
- a CDS encoding NACHT domain-containing protein has protein sequence MSGTEVALIRLATTVIGTVARSLLAPRPGAGLVPDPVRPLPRPAKPDRLVKVLGGRLTERYADLPEHERLAALDSVHDTFASAGDLGAERLLALELDAGLLCADLSAPVAGLSPRAAELYEEVLTRCCEHLVEQLTAHPSFAARAVVEQVRSTGRTRELLEDVRSRVGPRPDAAALAFEQRYADFMATTNCRMGLFGLTLGRTASEWPLETAYISLSVSGDGAGQDGLDRTATVTVSVEQALSGTDRLLLRGPAGSGKSTLVQWLALNAARRAFGGDLADWNRCVPFVLRLRAFTSHGTLPTPEDFLRAAGIPLHGSAPAGWVDALLTDGRGLVLVDGVDEVPMRLRHRTEKWLKDLIAAYPRSRYVVTTRPSAVPESWLAGSGFEAHSLLAMDRKDIHAFVDHWHAAARSECVSDEQRAQLDVYETSLRRAVTTRPDLGRLATNPLMCALLCALNRDRRMQLPRARKELYDAALDMLLVRRDTEREIVGVEGVDLTREEQTALLQRLAYWLIRNGQAEADRDETVAMVAEWMNAMSQIRGSAEEVFSHLLIRSGLLREPAPGAVGFVHRTFQDYLGAKAAVEARDFGVLVQHAHDDQWHDVIQMAVGHARADERARLLRQLLKRADRARKHRHRLVLLAAASLEHAPELDPAVRAEVQRQTADLLPPRTRAEAEELASVGELVLELLPGPEDVPEEYAAGCVVLTASLVGGDAAYEVVKRYRDDERDSVASQVTTMWNSFDTTETYAREMLAPRTWNEVHVSVTNADQMAALQWVPEARAIRVQGSHEDLSPLISRRGMERLFVYDNKALTDIAPVASMRSLTEIGLSLCPGVRDLSPLSELPLTWLSLVQLHPDVPMEQLEPLTEVTSLNLGHRFPVESIGELALSPRLTSLTLSKETGDLSLEGLEQWSALEELGLYDHRHLLHVMKSPLLRGLKCLILGWQGLPDLSALAGCTALDTLILNCCRYPAGLAPLRELPALTRLYVYAYPEDDPVDLAPLACQDGLTIHVGVETRVTGTELFPPGRIVRKL, from the coding sequence GTGTCGGGTACGGAAGTTGCTCTGATCCGGCTGGCGACCACGGTCATCGGCACGGTCGCCAGGTCACTACTGGCTCCCAGGCCCGGCGCGGGTCTGGTCCCCGACCCGGTCCGGCCTCTCCCCCGCCCCGCGAAGCCGGACCGGCTGGTGAAAGTGCTCGGCGGCCGGCTCACCGAGCGGTACGCGGACCTGCCCGAGCACGAACGCCTCGCCGCTCTCGACTCCGTGCACGACACCTTCGCCTCTGCAGGCGACCTGGGCGCGGAACGGCTCCTCGCGCTGGAACTAGACGCGGGCCTGCTGTGCGCGGACCTGTCCGCCCCCGTGGCCGGCCTCTCGCCACGCGCGGCCGAGCTGTACGAGGAGGTGCTCACGAGGTGCTGCGAGCACCTCGTGGAACAGCTGACCGCCCACCCGTCGTTCGCGGCGCGCGCGGTGGTGGAACAGGTCCGGAGCACCGGACGTACCCGGGAGCTGCTGGAGGACGTACGCTCCCGGGTCGGCCCCCGGCCGGACGCCGCGGCCCTCGCCTTCGAGCAGCGGTACGCCGACTTCATGGCCACCACGAACTGCCGGATGGGACTGTTCGGGCTGACGCTGGGGCGGACGGCGAGCGAGTGGCCGCTGGAGACCGCCTACATCAGCCTGAGCGTGAGCGGCGACGGTGCCGGGCAGGACGGACTGGACCGCACCGCCACGGTCACGGTCTCCGTGGAACAGGCACTGTCCGGAACGGACCGGCTGCTGCTGCGCGGTCCGGCCGGTTCCGGCAAGAGCACACTGGTGCAGTGGCTGGCGCTGAACGCCGCCCGCCGCGCCTTCGGGGGTGACCTCGCGGACTGGAACCGCTGCGTGCCGTTCGTGCTGCGACTGCGCGCCTTCACCTCGCACGGCACGCTGCCCACCCCCGAGGACTTCCTGCGCGCGGCCGGCATCCCGCTGCACGGCTCGGCGCCGGCCGGCTGGGTGGACGCCCTGCTGACGGACGGCCGCGGCCTGGTCCTTGTGGACGGGGTCGACGAGGTGCCGATGCGGCTGCGCCATCGCACGGAGAAGTGGCTGAAGGACCTGATCGCGGCCTACCCGAGGTCTCGTTATGTGGTGACGACCCGGCCGTCCGCCGTCCCGGAGAGCTGGCTCGCCGGGTCCGGTTTCGAGGCGCACTCCCTGCTGGCGATGGACCGGAAGGACATCCACGCGTTCGTCGACCACTGGCACGCGGCCGCCCGGTCCGAGTGCGTGTCCGACGAGCAGCGCGCACAGCTCGACGTGTACGAAACCTCGCTGCGCCGGGCCGTGACGACCCGCCCCGACCTGGGGCGGCTCGCCACCAACCCGCTCATGTGCGCCCTCCTGTGCGCGCTGAACCGGGACCGGCGGATGCAGCTTCCACGCGCCCGCAAGGAGCTCTACGACGCCGCGCTGGACATGCTGCTCGTACGCCGCGACACCGAGCGCGAGATCGTCGGGGTGGAGGGCGTCGACCTGACGCGGGAGGAACAGACGGCGCTGCTGCAGCGGCTGGCGTACTGGCTGATCCGCAACGGCCAGGCGGAGGCGGACCGGGACGAGACCGTGGCGATGGTGGCGGAGTGGATGAACGCCATGTCCCAGATCCGGGGCAGCGCCGAGGAGGTCTTCTCCCACCTGCTGATCAGGAGCGGGCTGCTGCGTGAACCCGCCCCGGGCGCGGTGGGCTTCGTGCACCGGACGTTCCAGGACTATCTCGGCGCGAAGGCCGCCGTGGAGGCCCGCGACTTCGGCGTGCTGGTCCAGCACGCCCACGACGACCAGTGGCACGACGTGATCCAGATGGCGGTGGGCCACGCCCGCGCCGACGAACGTGCCCGGCTGCTACGTCAGTTGCTGAAGCGGGCGGACCGCGCCCGCAAGCACCGGCACCGCCTGGTGCTGCTGGCCGCGGCGAGCCTGGAGCACGCGCCGGAACTGGATCCCGCCGTGAGGGCGGAGGTGCAACGGCAGACGGCGGACCTGCTGCCGCCGCGCACGCGGGCCGAGGCCGAGGAGCTGGCATCGGTGGGCGAGCTGGTCCTGGAGCTGCTGCCGGGGCCGGAGGATGTTCCGGAGGAGTACGCGGCGGGCTGCGTGGTGCTGACGGCTTCCCTTGTGGGCGGTGACGCGGCGTACGAGGTGGTCAAGCGCTACCGGGACGACGAGCGGGATTCAGTGGCTTCCCAGGTGACGACCATGTGGAACTCCTTCGACACCACCGAGACGTACGCCCGGGAGATGCTCGCGCCGCGGACCTGGAACGAGGTCCACGTGTCCGTGACCAACGCGGACCAGATGGCGGCACTGCAATGGGTGCCCGAGGCAAGGGCGATCCGGGTTCAAGGAAGCCACGAGGACCTTTCCCCACTCATCTCGCGCCGCGGGATGGAAAGACTTTTCGTCTACGACAACAAGGCACTGACCGACATCGCCCCGGTGGCCTCGATGCGCTCACTCACGGAGATCGGCCTCAGCCTCTGCCCGGGTGTCCGCGACCTGAGCCCGCTCTCGGAGCTCCCGCTGACCTGGCTCTCGCTGGTGCAACTGCATCCAGACGTCCCGATGGAGCAGCTGGAACCACTCACGGAAGTCACCTCCCTCAACCTGGGGCACCGTTTCCCTGTCGAAAGCATCGGCGAGCTGGCCCTCAGCCCCCGCCTCACGTCGCTCACCCTGTCCAAGGAGACCGGAGACCTCAGCCTGGAAGGGCTTGAGCAATGGTCCGCACTGGAGGAACTCGGCCTGTACGACCACAGGCATCTGCTTCACGTCATGAAGAGCCCGCTCCTGCGCGGTCTCAAGTGCCTCATCCTGGGCTGGCAGGGCCTCCCCGACCTGAGCGCCCTCGCGGGATGCACCGCCCTGGACACCCTGATCCTGAACTGCTGTCGGTACCCGGCCGGTCTGGCGCCGCTGCGGGAGCTGCCCGCACTGACCCGGCTGTACGTGTACGCCTATCCCGAGGACGACCCCGTGGACCTCGCCCCCTTGGCCTGTCAGGATGGCCTCACCATCCACGTCGGGGTCGAGACGAGGGTCACCGGCACCGAGCTCTTCCCGCCCGGGCGGATCGTACGCAAACTCTAG